One stretch of Arachis duranensis cultivar V14167 chromosome 1, aradu.V14167.gnm2.J7QH, whole genome shotgun sequence DNA includes these proteins:
- the LOC107460349 gene encoding putative inactive cadmium/zinc-transporting ATPase HMA3: MENEEGKKKWEKSYFDVMGLCCSSEVPLIENILKPLQGVKEVSVIVPTRTVIVIHDSLIISQLQIVKALNQARLEANVRVYGDQKHQKQWPSLYSIVCGLLLLLSLLKFVYHPLQYLALGAVAAGIFPIARKAIVSIQNLRLDINILMIIAVIGTIAMNDYLEAGTIVFLFSIAEWLESRASHKANAVMSSLMNIAPQKAVIAETGEVVDADEVKVNTILAVKAGEVIPIDGVVVDGTCEVDEKTLTGESFPVAKQKDSTVWAGTINLNGYVSVKTTALAEDCVVAKMAKLVEEAQNSKTSTQRLIDKFAKFYTPAVVIISALVAVIPIVLKVHDKKHWLHFALVVLVSACPCALILSTPVATFCAYTKAATSGLLIKGGDYLETLAKIKVMAFDKTGTITKGEFVVTNFVSLSDEIDLNTLLYWVSSIESKSSHPLAAAIVDYGRSLSIEPNPENVTEFENFPGEGIYGKIEERLVYVGNKKIATRAGSETVPAMRGQIGKTTGYIYCGATPVGFFSLSDACRTGAPEAIAQLKSLGIKTAMLTGDSQGAAMQAQEQLGNALELVHAELLPEDKLKIITEFKKEGPTAMVGDGLNDAPALATADIGISMGISGSALATETGNIILMSNDLRKIPEVIKLAKKSHRKVIQNIFLSVITKAAIIGLAIGGHPLVWAAVLADVGTCLVVILNSMLLLRGEHNHGEHNHGENKHGNHDHDGTHKHGGHKHGEHKHGGKCCRPSPEVHVQKDVCGGTDGDSSHHHDHHHGKSSHHHHHHNHHHHEQLHQHKHHSHKHCGSEETKQVSLPQKCASETCSSKNEPCPSDSRLDGSVKHHNVMGSHEHCKGHQKHDHIEDHCRSEMHNVIPNAENNGALHSSHCHGTEHCHKETDTATHEQESSHSSHNHMIHGCENPKGHNPDRNSGSRSEIEKAGTSEITIDIDDDVKSASKHGCCMEEEENDLCCDGCSDKCKELPVACDCESSNEAQVISSCCSSNEGSTKECRDSTIVHACISLNKRGYGGCCKSYMKECCAEKHRHSGAGFGGGLSEIITEYV, from the exons ATGGAGAATGAGGAGGGGAAGAAGAAGTGGGAGAAGAGCTACTTCGATGTGATGGGATTGTGCTGCTCGTCGGAGGTGCCGCTCATAGAGAACATACTCAAACCTTTGCAAGGAGTGAAGGAGGTTTCGGTCATTGTACCAACTCGTACTGTTATTGTTATCCATGACTCTCTCATCATTTCTCAGCTCCAAATTG TCAAGGCTCTTAATCAAGCAAGACTAGAAGCAAATGTCAGAGTGTATGGGGACCAAAAGCACCAAAAGCAATGGCCAAGCCTATACTCAATTGTGTGTGGTTTGCTACTTTTGCTTTCCTTGCTCAAGTTTGTGTACCATCCATTGCAGTATCTCGCTCTCGGAGCGGTTGCTGCCGGTATATTTCCGATCGCCCGGAAGGCCATTGTCTCCATCCAGAACCTTAGACTTGACATTAACATTCTCATGATCATAGCAG TTATTGGGACAATTGCTATGAATGATTATTTGGAGGCAGGAACAATAGTTTTTCTCTTCTCTATTGCTGAATGGCTTGAATCCAGGGCAAGCCACAAG GCAAATGCGGTTATGTCATCACTGATGAACATAGCTCCTCAAAAAGCAGTGATAGCTGAAACAGGAGAGGTTGTTGATGCTGATGAGGTCAAAGTCAACACGATCTTAGCAGTGAAGGCAGGGGAAGTGATCCCAATTGATGGTGTGGTTGTTGATGGAACCTGTGAGGTTGATGAAAAAACTTTGACAGGGGAATCATTCCCAGTAGCAAAACAAAAAGACTCAACTGTTTGGGCTGGGACCATTAACTTAAATG GTTATGTTAGTGTTAAAACTACTGCATTGGCTGAGGATTGTGTTGTGGCTAAAATGGCAAAGCTTGTGGAAGAAGCTCAAAACAGCAAAACCAGCACTCAGAGATTGATTGACAAATTTGCCAAATTTTACACCCCTG CTGTTGTAATCATATCAGCACTAGTAGCGGTGATCCCAATTGTATTGAAAGTACACGACAAGAAACACTGGCTTCACTTTGCACTTGTTGTCTTAGTAAGTGCATGCCCATGTGCACTTATCCTTTCAACACCAGTTGCTACTTTTTGTGCCTACACAAAAGCAGCTACGTCTGGTCTCCTCATCAAAGGTGGTGATTATCTTGAAACACTTGCAAAAATTAAGGTCATGGCTTTCGACAAAACTGGTACCATAACAAAGGGGGAGTTTGTGGTGACGAATTTTGTCTCTCTTTCAGATGAAATTGATTTGAACACATTGCTTTACTG GGTGTCAAGTATTGAGAGTAAGTCAAGCCATCCATTGGCAGCAGCTATTGTTGATTATGGAAGGTCTCTCTCCATTGAACCAAACCCAGAAAATGTTACAGAGTTCGAAAATTTTCCTGGAGAAGGAATATATGGAAAAATTGAAGAGAGACTTGTTTACGTTGGAAACAAAAAAATTGCAACTAGAGCTGGCTCAGAAACAG TGCCTGCAATGCGTGGTCAAATAGGAAAGACCACAGGATACATATACTGTGGAGCAACCCCAGTTGGATTCTTCTCTCTATCAGATGCTTGTCGAACCGGTGCTCCGGAGGCAATAGCTCAGCTCAAGTCATTGGGAATCAAAACCGCTATGCTCACTGGAGACAGTCAAGGGGCTGCAATGCAAGCACAGGAACAG CTAGGGAATGCTCTGGAGTTGGTCCATGCAGAACTTTTGCCAGAAGACAAGTTAAAGATCATCACAGAATTCAAGAAGGAAGGGCCAACAGCAATGGTTGGAGACGGTTTGAATGATGCGCCGGCGTTAGCTACGGCTGATATAGGAATCTCAATGGGGATTTCAGGTTCTGCACTGGCTACTGAGACTGGGAACATAATTCTTATGTCAAATGACCTTAGGAAGATTCCGGAAGTGATTAAGCTTGCAAAAAAGTCGCACAGGAAAGTGATACAGAATATCTTTTTGTCTGTGATTACCAAGGCTGCAATTATTGGTTTGGCCATTGGTGGTCATCCACTTGTTTGGGCTGCAGTTCTTGCTGATGTTGGAACATGTTTGGTTGTCATCTTGAACAGCATGTTACTCCTTAGAGGAGAACATAATCATGGAGAACACAATCATGGAGAAAACAAGCATGGAAATCATGACCATGATGGAACACACAAACATGGAGGGCACAAGCATGGTGAACACAAGCACGGAGGAAAATGTTGTAGACCTTCCCCTGAAGTTCATGTCCAGAAAGATGTATGTGGTGGAACCGATGGTGACTCCTCTCAccatcatgatcatcatcatggAAAATcctctcatcatcatcaccatcacaaccaccaccaccatgaACAACTACATCAACATAAACATCATAGCCATAAGCATTGTGGCTCAGAGGAGACAAAACAGGTGTCTCTGCCTCAGAAGTGTGCCTCTGAGACCTGCTCCTCAAAGAATGAACCCTGCCCTTCGGATTCAAGATTAGATGGAAGTGTCAAGCATCATAATGTCATGGGAAGTCACGAACATTGTAAGGGTCATCAGAAGCATGATCATATTGAAGACCATTGTCGTTCAGAAATGCACAATGTTATTCCAAATGCAGAAAACAATGGTGCATTACATAGTTCTCATTGCCATGGGACAGAGCACTGCCACAAAGAGACTGACACAGCTACTCATGAACAGGAATCATCACATAGTTCTCACAATCACATGATCCATGGTTGTGAAAATCCAAAAGGCCACAACCCGGATCGAAATTCAGGTTCCCGTTCTGAAATTGAGAAGGCAGGGACAAGTGAAATAACTATTGACATAGATGATGATGTCAAATCGGCCTCAAAGCACGGCTGCTGCATGGAAGAGGAAGAAAACGATTTGTGCTGCGATGGTTGCTCGGACAAATGCAAAGAACTTCCAGTGGCGTGTGATTGCGAGAGCTCAAACGAGGCACAAGTCATTAGTTCATGCTGTAGCAGCAATGAGGGATCTACAAAAGAATGCAGAGATTCCACAATTGTGCATGCTTGTATTAGTCTAAACAAGAGAGGGTATGGGGGATGCTGCAAGAGTTACATGAAGGAATGCTGTGCCGAGAAGCATAGACATTCAGGTGCCGGTTTTGGAGGAGGTTTGTCAGAGATCATTACAGAATATGTTTAG